One region of Bosea sp. 29B genomic DNA includes:
- the glp gene encoding gephyrin-like molybdotransferase Glp — MSLTPVPVALKALLDSVPGPTKAETLPLAHCAGRVLAGDVAALRTQPPFANSAMDGYAARAADLEPGKELKVIGESAAGRGFPSPVGPGETVRIFTGAPIPDGADAILIQEHAEGVGSPVIRVTSPANKGQFIRPAGLDFETGEILLKAGRRLDSAALGLAAAAGHPTLSVRRKPLVAILATGDELVLPGEPVGPDQIVASNSFALAALIEQAGGTALDLGIARDNHPDLANKIDAARKASADVLITLGGASVGEHDLVQAALKAQGMELGFWKIAMRPGKPMMMGRLGPMVALGLPGNPVSSIVCGHLFAMPLVEALLGIAEPERDRSEAAILAVDLPANDERQDYLRATVETIDGERRVRPFAKQDSSMLANLSRAEALVIRPAFAEAAKAGDPCRIIRLR, encoded by the coding sequence ATGAGCCTCACCCCCGTCCCGGTCGCGCTCAAGGCGCTGCTCGACAGCGTGCCCGGTCCGACTAAGGCCGAGACGCTGCCGCTGGCACACTGCGCCGGCCGCGTGCTGGCCGGGGATGTCGCCGCGCTCAGAACCCAACCGCCCTTCGCCAATTCGGCCATGGACGGCTATGCCGCCCGCGCCGCCGATCTCGAGCCGGGCAAGGAGCTCAAGGTCATCGGTGAATCCGCCGCCGGCCGTGGCTTTCCCAGCCCGGTCGGCCCGGGCGAGACGGTGCGCATATTCACCGGCGCGCCCATCCCCGATGGCGCTGACGCGATCCTGATCCAGGAGCATGCCGAAGGCGTCGGCAGCCCGGTCATCCGCGTCACCAGTCCGGCGAACAAAGGCCAGTTCATCCGCCCGGCCGGGCTCGATTTCGAGACCGGCGAGATCCTGCTGAAGGCCGGCCGCCGGCTCGACAGCGCTGCGCTCGGCCTCGCCGCCGCTGCGGGGCATCCAACCCTGTCCGTCCGCCGCAAGCCGCTGGTCGCGATCCTCGCTACCGGCGACGAGCTCGTCCTGCCCGGCGAGCCGGTCGGTCCCGACCAGATCGTCGCCTCCAACAGCTTCGCGCTCGCCGCGCTGATCGAGCAGGCCGGCGGCACGGCGCTCGACCTCGGCATCGCCCGCGACAACCATCCCGACCTCGCCAACAAGATCGACGCGGCACGCAAGGCGTCCGCCGACGTGCTGATCACGCTGGGCGGCGCCTCGGTTGGCGAGCACGATCTCGTCCAGGCGGCGCTGAAGGCTCAGGGCATGGAACTCGGCTTCTGGAAGATCGCGATGCGCCCGGGCAAGCCGATGATGATGGGCCGGCTCGGACCGATGGTCGCGCTCGGCCTGCCCGGAAACCCGGTCTCCTCGATCGTCTGCGGCCATCTCTTCGCGATGCCGCTGGTCGAAGCCCTGCTCGGCATCGCCGAGCCCGAGCGCGATCGCAGCGAAGCCGCCATCCTCGCCGTCGATCTGCCGGCCAATGACGAGCGCCAGGACTATCTGCGCGCCACTGTCGAGACCATCGATGGCGAGCGGCGGGTCAGGCCCTTCGCCAAGCAGGATTCCTCGATGCTGGCGAACCTGTCGCGCGCCGAAGCCCTGGTGATCCGCCCGGCCTTTGCCGAAGCGGCCAAAGCGGGCGATCCCTGCCGGATCATCCGGTTGCGCTAG
- the lexA gene encoding transcriptional repressor LexA — translation MLTRKQFELLRFIHERLRESGVPPSFDEMKDALDLRSKSGIHRLIMALEERGFIRRLPNRARALEVIKMPDGIGGPQAQRGRFSPSIVQGGLGQTPPAPAPAATLAKPRPAAEENGRSTVSIPVMGRIAAGTPISAIQDRSHSVTMPADMLGGGEHYALEVRGDSMIEAGILDGDTVVIRKQDTANTGDIIVALIDDEEATLKRLRKRGSSIALEAANPAYETRVLGPDRVKIQGRLVNLMRRY, via the coding sequence ATGCTGACACGCAAACAGTTCGAACTGCTTCGCTTCATCCATGAGCGCCTGCGCGAATCCGGCGTGCCGCCCTCCTTCGACGAGATGAAGGATGCGCTCGACCTGCGCTCCAAGTCGGGCATTCATCGCCTGATCATGGCGCTGGAGGAGCGCGGCTTCATTCGCCGGCTTCCGAACCGGGCCCGCGCCCTCGAAGTCATCAAGATGCCGGACGGCATCGGCGGACCGCAGGCGCAGCGCGGCCGCTTCAGCCCCTCCATTGTCCAGGGCGGCCTTGGCCAGACCCCGCCTGCCCCCGCCCCGGCAGCCACTCTGGCAAAGCCGCGCCCGGCTGCTGAAGAGAACGGGCGTTCGACGGTTTCCATTCCCGTCATGGGCCGCATCGCTGCCGGCACGCCGATCTCGGCGATACAGGATCGCAGCCATAGCGTTACGATGCCGGCCGACATGCTCGGCGGCGGCGAGCATTACGCCCTCGAAGTCCGCGGCGATTCGATGATCGAAGCCGGCATCCTCGACGGCGACACCGTCGTGATCCGCAAGCAGGACACCGCCAATACTGGCGACATCATCGTCGCCCTGATCGACGACGAGGAAGCGACGCTGAAGCGGCTGCGCAAGCGCGGCTCCTCGATCGCGCTCGAGGCCGCCAACCCCGCCTACGAGACGCGCGTGCTCGGGCCCGACCGGGTCAAGATCCAGGGCCGGCTCGTCAACCTGATGCGGCGCTACTGA
- a CDS encoding ComEC/Rec2 family competence protein: MERRRLFNWLPVCMGAGVLFYFLADREPGLAAPLAGLVLSAFAALLMRRRRAVMAVCIAIAAAFAGFAAATWRTANIAAPALARNHVGKLTGFVEALEQREKGVRIVIQVTDLPGVDPGQRPRRVRVTTPVTTLKPGDHISATARLLPPPGPARPGGYDFARDAFFQGVGAVGNIAGKIALTPAPIPMPRRLALAVAIDQARNALTERIATSGGGQAGAMAAALVTGKRGLISEATNNDLRAAGIYHIVSISGLHMVLAAGTIFWLVRALLALSQTAALHWPVKKLAALAAMLGATAYCIFSGADVATERSLIMTLVMLGAILVDRPALSMRNLALSAIIVLLREPEALLGPSFQMSFGAVAALIAFAERWQERVPDAAAAAWPWPLRPLWLSAVGILTTTMVATAATAPYGVYHFQTFNPFGLLGNALALPFVSLIVMPAAVFGVLAYPFGLDWPAWALMGWASGYVLQLAHWVAGIDRSTVVLPAFGSTALILFSLSLLWLTLWTTALRFLAALPLVGGLALASAPSRPDILIERDGSGVLVRGQEGKMVLAGKPSRFVLTQWLHADGDSRAPDDAALRNGAACDARGCIIRLPDGRSVAYTRDRIALVEDCQRADLVVTSLYWTAPCAARLIDRSALIRDGATAYHAAGGGWRAYTADEVTRLRPWTRARPEPRPAPESTPAPATAAAAAESAQDAEALQ, encoded by the coding sequence GTGGAGCGCCGCCGCCTGTTCAACTGGCTGCCGGTCTGCATGGGCGCCGGTGTGCTGTTCTACTTCCTGGCCGATCGCGAGCCGGGGCTGGCCGCGCCCCTGGCCGGGCTGGTGCTGTCTGCGTTCGCCGCGTTGCTGATGCGCCGGCGCCGCGCCGTCATGGCGGTCTGTATCGCGATCGCGGCAGCCTTTGCCGGCTTTGCGGCCGCGACCTGGCGGACGGCAAACATCGCGGCGCCGGCGCTCGCCCGCAATCATGTCGGCAAGCTCACCGGATTCGTCGAGGCACTGGAACAGCGCGAGAAGGGCGTGCGCATCGTCATCCAGGTCACGGACCTGCCGGGCGTCGATCCCGGGCAGCGGCCTCGGCGGGTGCGCGTCACCACGCCGGTGACGACGCTGAAGCCCGGCGACCATATCAGCGCGACCGCTCGCCTGTTGCCGCCGCCAGGCCCGGCGCGCCCCGGCGGCTACGACTTTGCCCGCGATGCCTTCTTCCAGGGTGTCGGCGCCGTCGGCAACATCGCCGGCAAGATCGCGCTCACACCGGCCCCGATCCCGATGCCGCGCCGGCTCGCCCTGGCGGTCGCGATCGACCAGGCCCGCAACGCGCTGACCGAGCGCATCGCGACCAGCGGCGGCGGGCAGGCGGGAGCGATGGCGGCGGCCCTCGTCACCGGCAAGCGCGGGCTGATCAGCGAGGCGACCAACAACGACCTGCGCGCCGCCGGCATCTACCACATCGTCTCGATCTCCGGCCTGCATATGGTGCTCGCTGCCGGCACGATCTTCTGGCTGGTGCGGGCCTTGCTCGCGCTGTCGCAGACGGCGGCGCTGCACTGGCCGGTGAAGAAGCTCGCGGCGCTCGCCGCCATGCTCGGCGCCACCGCCTATTGCATTTTCTCCGGCGCCGATGTCGCGACCGAGCGCTCGCTGATCATGACGCTGGTCATGCTGGGGGCGATCCTGGTCGACAGGCCGGCACTCTCCATGCGCAACCTCGCTCTGTCCGCGATCATCGTGCTGCTGCGCGAGCCGGAGGCGCTACTCGGGCCGAGCTTCCAGATGTCTTTCGGTGCGGTCGCGGCGCTGATCGCTTTTGCCGAGCGCTGGCAGGAGCGGGTGCCCGATGCCGCGGCCGCCGCATGGCCCTGGCCCCTGCGGCCGCTCTGGCTCTCGGCCGTCGGCATTCTGACGACCACCATGGTCGCGACCGCGGCGACGGCGCCTTATGGCGTCTACCATTTCCAGACCTTCAACCCGTTCGGCCTGCTCGGCAATGCGCTGGCGCTGCCCTTCGTCTCGCTGATCGTGATGCCCGCCGCGGTCTTCGGCGTGCTCGCCTATCCGTTCGGGCTCGACTGGCCGGCCTGGGCGCTGATGGGCTGGGCCTCCGGCTATGTGCTCCAGCTTGCCCATTGGGTCGCCGGCATCGACCGCTCGACCGTAGTGCTGCCTGCTTTCGGCTCGACCGCCCTGATCCTGTTCTCGCTGTCGCTGCTCTGGCTGACCTTGTGGACGACGGCGCTGCGCTTCCTTGCCGCGCTGCCCTTGGTCGGCGGGCTGGCGCTGGCCTCGGCTCCGTCACGGCCCGACATCCTGATCGAGCGTGACGGCTCGGGCGTGCTGGTGCGGGGGCAGGAGGGGAAGATGGTGCTGGCCGGCAAGCCGAGCCGCTTCGTGCTGACGCAATGGCTGCATGCCGACGGCGATTCGCGCGCGCCTGACGATGCGGCGCTGCGCAATGGCGCCGCTTGCGATGCGCGCGGCTGCATCATCCGCCTGCCGGACGGGCGCAGCGTCGCCTATACGCGCGACCGCATTGCCTTGGTCGAAGACTGCCAGCGCGCCGACCTCGTGGTGACGTCACTTTATTGGACAGCCCCTTGCGCTGCCCGCCTGATCGACCGCAGCGCGCTCATCCGCGACGGCGCCACCGCCTATCACGCGGCTGGTGGCGGCTGGCGCGCCTATACGGCCGACGAGGTCACGCGCCTGCGTCCATGGACCCGGGCGCGACCGGAACCGAGGCCAGCGCCCGAATCAACACCTGCTCCGGCAACTGCCGCAGCAGCTGCGGAGTCGGCACAGGATGCCGAGGCGCTTCAGTAG
- the gltX gene encoding glutamate--tRNA ligase, producing MSDTVVTRFAPSPTGFLHIGGARTALFNWLYARRHGGKMLLRIEDTDRERSTEGAIAAILDGLAWLGLDWDGQTVYQFQRAARHREVAEQMLAAGKAYYCYATPQELDAEREAARAEGKQWRYDGRWRDRDPATAPEGVKPVIRLKAEQTGETVVEDEVQGRVTWQNENLDDLVLLRSDGNPTYMLAVVVDDHDMGVTHIIRGSDHLTNAARQTQIYQALGWTVPSMSHIPLIHGADGAKLSKRHGALGIEAYRSMGYLPIALRNYLLRLGWSHGDQEIFSPEEMISLFNLSSIGRSPARFDYAKLENLNGLYMRESADHELMTALKAIWSEIGPPRGIGTEPSPELEAKLMAAMPGLKERAKTLIELIDSASYLYAQRPLALEPKAAALLDEAARQRMPKLAEKLSAVSDWAPPPLESAIRDFAEESGVKLGQVAQPLRAALTGKTTSPGLFDVMAVLGRDEVLARLADAA from the coding sequence ATGAGTGACACGGTCGTCACGCGCTTCGCGCCGTCGCCTACCGGATTCCTGCACATTGGCGGCGCCCGAACTGCGCTGTTCAACTGGCTCTATGCCCGCCGTCATGGCGGCAAGATGCTGCTGCGCATCGAGGATACCGACCGCGAACGCTCGACAGAGGGCGCCATCGCCGCGATCCTCGACGGCCTCGCCTGGCTCGGCCTCGATTGGGACGGGCAGACGGTCTACCAGTTCCAGCGCGCCGCCCGCCATCGCGAGGTCGCCGAGCAGATGCTCGCCGCCGGCAAGGCCTATTACTGCTATGCGACGCCGCAGGAACTCGACGCGGAGCGCGAAGCGGCGCGCGCCGAGGGCAAGCAGTGGCGTTATGACGGACGCTGGCGCGACCGCGACCCGGCGACCGCGCCCGAAGGCGTCAAGCCGGTGATCCGCCTCAAGGCCGAGCAGACCGGTGAGACCGTGGTCGAGGACGAGGTCCAGGGCCGCGTCACCTGGCAGAACGAGAATCTCGACGATCTCGTGCTGCTGCGCTCGGACGGCAACCCGACCTATATGCTCGCCGTGGTCGTCGATGATCACGACATGGGTGTCACCCACATCATTCGCGGTTCGGACCACCTGACCAATGCCGCCCGCCAGACGCAGATCTACCAGGCGCTCGGCTGGACCGTGCCGAGCATGTCGCATATCCCGCTGATCCACGGGGCGGACGGCGCCAAGCTGTCGAAGCGGCATGGCGCGCTCGGCATCGAGGCCTATCGCTCGATGGGTTATCTGCCGATCGCATTGCGCAACTACCTGCTGCGCCTCGGCTGGAGCCATGGTGACCAGGAGATCTTCTCTCCCGAAGAGATGATCTCGCTGTTCAACCTGTCCTCGATCGGCCGCTCGCCGGCCCGCTTCGACTACGCCAAGCTCGAGAACCTCAACGGCCTCTATATGCGCGAGTCCGCTGATCACGAATTGATGACGGCGCTGAAGGCGATCTGGTCGGAAATCGGCCCGCCGCGCGGCATCGGCACAGAGCCGTCTCCCGAGCTGGAGGCCAAGCTGATGGCGGCCATGCCCGGCCTGAAGGAACGCGCCAAGACGCTGATCGAGCTGATCGACAGCGCTTCCTATCTCTACGCCCAGCGCCCGCTGGCGCTCGAGCCCAAGGCGGCCGCCTTGCTCGACGAGGCTGCGCGCCAGCGTATGCCGAAACTGGCAGAAAAGCTCTCGGCGGTATCGGATTGGGCGCCGCCGCCGCTGGAGAGCGCGATCCGCGATTTCGCCGAGGAGAGCGGCGTCAAGCTCGGCCAGGTGGCGCAGCCCCTGCGCGCGGCGCTGACCGGCAAGACCACTTCGCCCGGCCTGTTCGACGTGATGGCGGTGCTCGGCCGCGACGAGGTGCTGGCGCGCCTCGCCGACGCGGCCTGA
- the gltA gene encoding citrate synthase, with amino-acid sequence MSGNTSQLAVEGKTVDMPVKAGSIGPSVIDISKLYGQTGMFTYDPGFTSTASCESQITYIDGDEGVLLHRGYPIEQLAEHGDFLETCYLLLYGELPTAAQKADFDYRVTRHTMVHEQMARFFQGFRRDAHPMAVMVASVGAMSAFYHDSTDISDPQQRMIASMRMIAKMPTLAAMAYKYTIGQPFVYPLNSLDYTSNFLRMCFAVPAEDYKVNPVLSRAMDRIFTLHADHEQNASTSTVRLAGSSGANPFACIAAGVACLWGPAHGGANEAALKMLEEIGSVDNIPKYIAKAKDKNDPFRLMGFGHRVYKNYDPRAKIMQKTTHEVLAELGVKDDPLLDVAMELERIALHDEYFVEKKLYPNIDFYSGITLKAMGFPTSMFTVLFALARTVGWIAQWKEMIEDPSQRIGRPRQLYTGSPKRDYTPIGRR; translated from the coding sequence ATGAGCGGAAATACCAGCCAGTTGGCTGTCGAAGGCAAGACCGTCGACATGCCGGTCAAAGCGGGTTCGATCGGGCCGTCGGTCATCGATATCAGCAAGCTCTACGGCCAGACCGGGATGTTCACCTACGACCCCGGCTTCACGTCGACCGCCAGTTGCGAGTCGCAGATCACCTATATCGATGGCGACGAGGGCGTCCTGCTCCATCGCGGATACCCGATCGAGCAGCTTGCCGAGCACGGCGACTTCCTCGAGACCTGCTATCTCCTGCTTTACGGCGAGCTGCCGACGGCGGCGCAGAAGGCCGACTTCGACTATCGCGTCACGCGCCACACCATGGTGCACGAGCAGATGGCCCGCTTCTTCCAGGGCTTCCGCCGCGATGCGCACCCGATGGCCGTGATGGTCGCCTCGGTCGGCGCCATGTCGGCTTTCTATCACGACTCGACCGACATCTCCGATCCGCAGCAGCGTATGATCGCTTCGATGCGGATGATCGCGAAGATGCCGACGCTGGCGGCGATGGCCTACAAGTACACGATCGGCCAGCCCTTTGTGTACCCGCTCAACTCGCTGGACTACACCTCGAACTTCCTGCGCATGTGCTTCGCCGTGCCGGCCGAGGACTACAAGGTCAATCCGGTTCTCTCGCGCGCGATGGACCGCATCTTCACCTTGCACGCTGACCATGAGCAGAACGCTTCGACCTCGACGGTCCGGCTCGCCGGCTCTTCCGGCGCGAATCCCTTCGCTTGCATCGCCGCCGGCGTCGCTTGCCTGTGGGGCCCGGCGCATGGCGGCGCCAACGAGGCGGCGCTGAAGATGCTCGAGGAGATCGGCAGCGTCGACAACATCCCGAAATACATCGCCAAGGCCAAGGACAAGAACGATCCGTTCCGCCTGATGGGCTTCGGTCACCGGGTCTACAAGAACTACGACCCGCGCGCCAAGATCATGCAGAAGACGACGCATGAGGTCCTGGCCGAGCTCGGCGTCAAGGACGACCCGCTGCTCGACGTCGCCATGGAGCTCGAGCGTATCGCCCTGCACGACGAGTACTTCGTCGAGAAGAAGCTCTATCCGAACATCGATTTCTATTCGGGCATCACCCTCAAGGCGATGGGCTTCCCGACCTCGATGTTCACCGTGCTGTTCGCGCTCGCGCGCACCGTCGGCTGGATCGCGCAGTGGAAGGAGATGATCGAGGATCCGTCCCAGCGCATCGGCCGCCCGCGCCAGCTCTACACCGGTTCGCCCAAGCGCGATTACACGCCGATCGGCCGTCGCTGA
- a CDS encoding tripartite tricarboxylate transporter substrate binding protein — translation MAGASALPLAGAAFAQAPFPTRPISLIVPFAAGGSTDIVARLVGQKMGELLGQSIVIDNRAGAGGNIGSTAVARATPDGYTLLLGTISTHALNPAILKTVTFDAVKDFTPISLLAVVPNVMVVHPSFPAKTVPEVLKLLKDNPGKYSYASSGVGTPLHLSGELFKSLGAVSMNHVPYRGAGPALNDVVSGAVPIMFDNLPSSAQFIRSGQLRAIGVTTKERVSSFPDLPTIAESGLAGYETYTWNALFGPANMPRPVVDKLNAAANDSLKDANVKQRLEDVSAVIVGSTPEALGEHVKAELAKWAPIAKASGAVVE, via the coding sequence ATGGCCGGCGCATCGGCCCTGCCTCTCGCCGGCGCCGCCTTCGCCCAAGCCCCGTTCCCGACGCGGCCGATCTCGCTGATCGTGCCCTTCGCCGCCGGCGGCTCGACCGACATCGTCGCGCGCCTTGTCGGCCAGAAGATGGGCGAACTGCTCGGCCAGTCGATTGTGATCGACAACCGCGCCGGCGCCGGCGGCAATATCGGCTCGACCGCGGTGGCTCGTGCCACACCCGACGGCTATACCCTGCTGCTCGGGACGATCTCGACCCATGCGTTGAACCCGGCGATCTTGAAGACCGTCACCTTCGACGCGGTCAAGGATTTCACGCCGATCTCGCTGCTCGCGGTGGTGCCCAACGTCATGGTCGTGCATCCGAGCTTCCCGGCCAAGACCGTGCCGGAGGTGCTGAAGCTGCTGAAGGACAATCCGGGTAAGTACTCCTACGCCTCCTCGGGCGTCGGCACGCCGCTGCACCTCTCCGGCGAGCTGTTCAAGTCGCTCGGCGCCGTCAGCATGAACCATGTGCCCTATCGCGGTGCCGGCCCGGCGCTGAACGACGTCGTCTCCGGCGCTGTGCCGATCATGTTCGACAACCTGCCCTCCTCGGCGCAATTCATCCGCAGCGGCCAATTGCGCGCCATCGGCGTCACCACCAAGGAGCGCGTCTCGTCCTTCCCCGACCTGCCGACCATCGCCGAGAGCGGGCTCGCCGGCTACGAGACCTATACCTGGAACGCGCTGTTCGGCCCGGCCAACATGCCGCGCCCGGTGGTCGACAAGCTCAACGCCGCCGCCAACGACTCGCTCAAGGACGCCAATGTGAAGCAGCGCCTGGAGGACGTCAGTGCGGTGATCGTCGGCTCGACGCCGGAGGCGCTCGGCGAGCACGTGAAGGCCGAGCTAGCGAAATGGGCGCCGATCGCCAAGGCGTCTGGCGCGGTGGTCGAGTAA
- the lpxB gene encoding lipid-A-disaccharide synthase yields the protein MTRPFRLFIVAGEASGDALGARFVARLRDVLGERSLELSGVGGEALIAEGLHSAFPQEDIAVMGFGPVVARLPLLLRRMSDAARAAAAFKPDLLLTIDAPDFSLRVARKVRRLAPAVPIAHWVCPSVWAWRQGRAKRMKPHVDRILALLPFEPAALKRLGGPETVYVGHPLIERLQEYRPGPDEATRRDDLEAPTILVLPGSRRSEIRHLLPPFGEAVALVAEQLPRARFVLPAVPRLVEAITQITADWHIKPEIVTGEAAKLAVFREARAALAASGTVTLELALAQVPTVAAYRGAAWEAVLARRLIKLPSVILPNLIIGESVVPEFIQDEASPQALAGALLAATADGPARQRQLAGFATVEQTMRSAGPSPAANAVSAALALVREPTGG from the coding sequence GTGACGCGCCCGTTCAGGCTGTTCATCGTGGCCGGCGAAGCCTCAGGCGACGCGCTCGGGGCCCGCTTCGTCGCGCGGCTGCGCGACGTGCTGGGCGAACGCTCGCTCGAGCTTTCGGGCGTCGGCGGCGAGGCCCTGATCGCGGAGGGGCTGCATAGCGCCTTTCCGCAGGAAGACATCGCCGTGATGGGCTTTGGCCCGGTGGTGGCACGCCTGCCGCTGCTGTTGCGCCGGATGTCGGACGCGGCGCGAGCAGCTGCCGCCTTCAAGCCCGATCTCCTGCTCACCATCGATGCGCCCGATTTCAGCCTGCGCGTCGCGAGGAAGGTCAGGCGGCTCGCCCCGGCCGTGCCGATCGCGCACTGGGTCTGCCCGAGCGTCTGGGCCTGGCGGCAGGGCCGGGCCAAGCGGATGAAGCCGCATGTCGACCGGATCCTGGCGCTCTTGCCGTTCGAGCCGGCCGCGCTCAAGCGGCTAGGTGGACCGGAAACCGTTTATGTCGGCCATCCCTTGATCGAGCGGTTGCAAGAGTATCGCCCGGGACCGGACGAGGCCACGCGCCGCGACGACCTGGAGGCTCCGACCATCCTGGTCCTGCCAGGCAGCCGGCGTTCGGAGATCAGGCATTTGCTGCCGCCCTTCGGCGAAGCGGTCGCTTTGGTCGCCGAGCAGTTGCCGCGGGCCCGCTTCGTGCTGCCCGCCGTACCGCGTCTGGTCGAGGCGATCACGCAGATCACCGCCGATTGGCACATCAAGCCGGAGATCGTGACGGGCGAGGCGGCCAAGCTCGCGGTCTTTCGTGAGGCGAGAGCCGCCTTGGCCGCCTCCGGCACGGTGACGCTCGAACTGGCATTGGCGCAGGTACCGACGGTCGCGGCCTATCGCGGTGCAGCCTGGGAGGCCGTGCTGGCGCGGCGACTGATCAAGCTGCCGAGCGTGATCCTGCCGAATCTGATCATCGGCGAGAGCGTGGTGCCGGAATTCATCCAGGATGAGGCTTCGCCGCAGGCCCTGGCCGGAGCGCTTCTCGCCGCAACAGCCGATGGCCCGGCCCGGCAGCGCCAGCTCGCTGGTTTCGCGACGGTCGAGCAGACCATGCGCAGCGCGGGCCCAAGCCCGGCGGCGAACGCCGTCAGTGCGGCGCTCGCCCTTGTTCGTGAGCCGACAGGCGGCTAA
- the lpxI gene encoding UDP-2,3-diacylglucosamine diphosphatase LpxI (LpxI, functionally equivalent to LpxH, replaces it in LPS biosynthesis in a minority of bacteria.), with translation MSTKAADAAGRPQGRRIAVLAGRGDYPVRVAGAAVAQGASVYVAVLTGAGDPADYAAYDAREYRLGQLGRFLDEIKRRQIDEIVMVGALPRPSFGSLAPELSTLKYLPHFARAFQGGDDHLLRGVVSFFEGQGLRVVGPADLAPDLVAPVGALGRHKPSAVAREAIATGFNLLAMLSPFDIGQAAIVADHRVVAVEAAEGTDAMIERVAGLVQAGRLKPSKGDGVLIKAPKLGQDLRVDMPAIGPDTVARVAAAGLAGIAVKAGSVLIGDRERLATLADASGLFIEGVA, from the coding sequence GTGAGCACAAAGGCGGCCGATGCGGCAGGGCGGCCGCAGGGGCGGCGTATCGCTGTCCTGGCCGGCCGTGGTGACTATCCGGTGCGGGTTGCGGGCGCGGCCGTGGCGCAGGGCGCCAGCGTCTATGTCGCCGTGCTCACCGGCGCGGGCGATCCGGCCGACTATGCCGCCTACGATGCCAGGGAATACCGCCTGGGTCAGCTCGGGCGCTTTCTCGACGAGATCAAGCGTCGCCAGATTGACGAGATTGTCATGGTCGGCGCCCTGCCGCGGCCGAGCTTCGGCTCGCTGGCCCCGGAATTGTCGACCCTGAAATACCTGCCGCATTTCGCCCGCGCCTTCCAGGGCGGCGATGACCATCTGCTGCGCGGCGTCGTCTCCTTCTTCGAGGGCCAGGGGCTGCGTGTCGTCGGGCCGGCCGATCTCGCGCCCGATCTCGTTGCGCCGGTTGGAGCGCTCGGGCGCCACAAGCCATCTGCCGTCGCGCGCGAGGCGATTGCGACCGGCTTCAACTTGCTCGCTATGCTCTCGCCCTTCGACATCGGGCAGGCAGCGATCGTCGCCGACCACCGCGTCGTCGCGGTCGAAGCGGCGGAAGGCACTGACGCGATGATCGAGCGCGTCGCCGGCCTGGTCCAGGCTGGGCGCCTCAAGCCCAGCAAGGGCGACGGCGTGCTGATCAAGGCGCCCAAGCTCGGCCAAGACCTCAGGGTCGATATGCCGGCGATCGGCCCGGACACCGTGGCGCGTGTCGCCGCCGCAGGCCTTGCCGGCATCGCGGTCAAGGCTGGTAGCGTTCTGATCGGCGATCGTGAGCGCTTGGCGACGCTGGCGGATGCCTCGGGCCTGTTCATCGAGGGCGTGGCGTGA
- the lpxA gene encoding acyl-ACP--UDP-N-acetylglucosamine O-acyltransferase: protein MSTSIHPMAIVDPSAKLGAGVKIGPFCTVGPDVALGDGVELISHVVVTGRTTIGPRTKIYPFASIGHPPQDLKYKGEQSTLTIGADCVIREGVTMNPGTEGGGMKTVVGDRGLFLANSHVGHDSVIGNNVIFSNNVMCAGHVTVGDFVIVSGGTGLQQFVRIGDHAFIGGGSGVLLDVIPFGMVRDNPAHLAGLNLVGLKRRGFSREQIHELRRAYRLLFADEGTLSERVEDVAAEFAEHPLIHEILDFIRAGGDRGISVPRDVNAPER from the coding sequence ATGAGCACCTCGATCCATCCGATGGCGATCGTCGACCCGTCCGCCAAGCTCGGCGCGGGCGTCAAGATCGGCCCGTTCTGCACGGTCGGTCCCGATGTCGCCCTTGGTGACGGCGTCGAGCTGATCAGCCATGTCGTCGTTACCGGGCGCACGACGATCGGACCGCGCACGAAGATCTATCCCTTTGCCTCGATCGGCCACCCGCCGCAGGATCTGAAGTACAAGGGCGAGCAGTCGACGCTGACGATCGGCGCCGATTGCGTGATCCGCGAAGGCGTGACCATGAATCCGGGCACCGAGGGCGGCGGCATGAAGACCGTCGTCGGCGATCGCGGCCTGTTCCTGGCCAACTCGCATGTCGGTCATGACAGCGTGATCGGCAACAACGTCATCTTCTCGAACAACGTCATGTGCGCCGGGCACGTCACGGTCGGCGATTTCGTCATCGTCAGCGGTGGCACCGGGCTGCAGCAGTTCGTTCGGATCGGCGATCATGCCTTCATCGGCGGCGGCTCGGGTGTCCTGCTCGACGTCATCCCGTTCGGGATGGTGCGCGACAATCCGGCCCATCTCGCCGGGCTCAATCTTGTCGGCCTCAAGCGCCGTGGCTTCTCGCGCGAGCAGATCCACGAGCTTCGCCGGGCGTATCGCCTGCTCTTCGCCGACGAAGGCACGCTCTCGGAGCGGGTCGAAGACGTCGCTGCCGAGTTCGCCGAGCATCCGCTGATCCACGAGATCCTCGACTTCATCCGCGCCGGTGGCGATCGGGGCATTTCCGTGCCGCGCGACGTGAACGCGCCCGAGCGGTGA